The DNA window CCAGGAAGAACTGGGAGGAAGTCCTTACGAACAGGAAGTAAAAGAACTGCATGAGAAATCGTTGAAGAAACAATGGTCGGATGATGTTGCAGAAGCCTTTGACAAGGAGCTGAAGAAGCTTCAACGCATGAATCCCCAGGCTGCCGAATACTCCATACAGGTTAATTACCTGGAGATGCTGGTGGAATTGCCCTGGAACGAATATACCGACGACAATTTCGACCTCGACCATGCCCAGGCCATCCTGGATGAAGACCATTACGGACTGGAAAAGGTTAAAGACAGGATCGTAGAACATCTGGCGGTTTTAAAGCTGAAGAAAGACATGAAGGCGCCTATCCTTTGCCTGGTAGGACCTCCGGGAGTAGGGAAGACATCACTGGGACGATCTATTGCACGGGCTTTGGGACGAAAATACATACGCATGTCCCTGGGTGGTGTACGCGATGAAGCCGAACTGCGGGGACACAGGAAAACATACATTGGCGCACTTCCCGGAAGGATCATACAAAGCATGCGTAAGGCTAAGTCGTCCAACCCCGTTTTCGTTCTCGATGAGATCGACAAAGTGAGCGGAAACAATATACAAGGAGACCCCCAGGCCGCCCTCCTGGAAATACTTGACCCCGAGCAAAATAAGGAGTTTTACGATAATTACCTTGAGATCAATTACGATCTCAGCAGGGTACTGTTCATCTCCACAGCCAATACTCTGCTCACCGTACATCCTGCCCTTCGCGACAGGATGGAGGTGATCGACCTGAGCGGATACCTCCTGGAGGAAAAACTGGAGATCGCACGCCGGCACCTGCTGCCCAAGATCTTCACCGACCATGGCATCTCGCGGTCACAGCTTACTTTTTCAAAACCCGTGATTGAAAAGATCATCGATGATTACACACGCGAATCCGGGGTAAGGTCATTGGAGAAGGTACTGGCTAAAGTGATACGCAACAAAGCAAAATACATAGCCCAGGGAAAGGAATACAATAAAAAGGTAAACTCCGACGAACTTGAAAAAATCCTGGGTGCACCCATATTCCAGAAAGAGAAAAGCCTGCGTAACGATGTGGCCGGAGTCGTAACCGGTCTGGCCTGGACTATGGTAGGAGGAGAGATACTCTTTGTGGAAGTAAGCCTCAGCCGGGGCAAAGGAACCCTTTCCATGACCGGTAACCTCGGTGATGTTATGAAGGAGTCAGCAACCATAGCTTATGAATACCTGAAGTCACACTCGGAGAAATTGGGCCTCGACCCGGATATCTTCTCCCGCTGGAACGTACACATCCATGTCCCCGAAGGTGCAACCCCTAAAGACGGACCTTCTGCTGGAATAACCATGTTCACGGCATTGGCATCAGCCTTCACACAAAGAAAGGTCCGGTCGAAGATAGCCATGACAGGAGAAATCACCCTGCGCGGCAAAGTAATGCCGGTGGGAGGAATCAAAGAAAAAATACTGGCAGCCAAAAGAGCAAAAATCAAAGACATCATCCTTTCGAAAGAAAACAGAAAAGATATCGAGGAGATAAAAAAAGACTATATTGAAGGACTACACTTCCATTACATCGATCAGATGATCGAGGTAATAGACCTGGCCTTGCTCCAGGAAAAGGTTAGCCACCCCCTGAACCTCGACATCAAACCTACCCAGCTATCATAAGCGTTGTTCCTGAACAAAATACTCCTGCACGTGTTATGTTCAAATTGCTATAAACATGGAAATCGCGCAGTGAAGAAAATCCTTATTATTTATGGACATCCCGTTCGGGACACATTTTCGGATGACCTTGCCGGGGAGTATCTCCGGGGGGCTAAAGTAGGTAGGGCTGAGATACGTCAGATCAACCTGAACGATCTTGAGTTTAACCTCAACCTCTCGGGCGGATACCGCATACAGTCAAAGCCTGAAGAAGACATCTCCCGGGCACAGGAAGATATCGTATGGTGTGATCATATGGTTTTTATCTATCCAAACTGGTGGGCTACCTTCCCGGCTATGGTCAAAGGCTTCATCGATCGTACCTTCCTGCCGGGTTTCGCATTTCGTTACAGGAAAGGATCATCAAGGCCCGAACGCCTTCTTCGCGGGAAAACGGCACGCATCATCGTCACCATGGATAATCCCGTATGGTATTATCGCATGGTATATCGCGCACCGGGCATCCGCGCCATGAAAAACGCTATCCTGCAATTCTGCGGAGTTCATCCGGTGAGAACAAC is part of the Bacteroidota bacterium genome and encodes:
- the lon gene encoding endopeptidase La, producing the protein MDPLFDMNFSEFIDNETEFIPLLSSEDEEIMNAEEVPETLPVLPLRNTVLFPGVVIPITVGRDKSIRLIKEAYKGNRVIGVVAQKDHDVEDPGYEDLNKVGTIAYLIKILQMPDGSTTAIIQGKKRFRIMKMLQSEPYFKAMTGPYETHDVNPVGDKTFDALISSLKDLSIQIIKMSPNIPSDAAFAIKNIESPVFLINFASSNLNIDLKDKQKLLEITDLKKRANKVLEALTRELQLIELKNQIQNKVKVDLDKQQRDYFLNQQLKTIQEELGGSPYEQEVKELHEKSLKKQWSDDVAEAFDKELKKLQRMNPQAAEYSIQVNYLEMLVELPWNEYTDDNFDLDHAQAILDEDHYGLEKVKDRIVEHLAVLKLKKDMKAPILCLVGPPGVGKTSLGRSIARALGRKYIRMSLGGVRDEAELRGHRKTYIGALPGRIIQSMRKAKSSNPVFVLDEIDKVSGNNIQGDPQAALLEILDPEQNKEFYDNYLEINYDLSRVLFISTANTLLTVHPALRDRMEVIDLSGYLLEEKLEIARRHLLPKIFTDHGISRSQLTFSKPVIEKIIDDYTRESGVRSLEKVLAKVIRNKAKYIAQGKEYNKKVNSDELEKILGAPIFQKEKSLRNDVAGVVTGLAWTMVGGEILFVEVSLSRGKGTLSMTGNLGDVMKESATIAYEYLKSHSEKLGLDPDIFSRWNVHIHVPEGATPKDGPSAGITMFTALASAFTQRKVRSKIAMTGEITLRGKVMPVGGIKEKILAAKRAKIKDIILSKENRKDIEEIKKDYIEGLHFHYIDQMIEVIDLALLQEKVSHPLNLDIKPTQLS
- a CDS encoding NAD(P)H-dependent oxidoreductase, with the protein product MKKILIIYGHPVRDTFSDDLAGEYLRGAKVGRAEIRQINLNDLEFNLNLSGGYRIQSKPEEDISRAQEDIVWCDHMVFIYPNWWATFPAMVKGFIDRTFLPGFAFRYRKGSSRPERLLRGKTARIIVTMDNPVWYYRMVYRAPGIRAMKNAILQFCGVHPVRTTLIGSVRKSTPAVRQRWLKRLYKLGIKDS